The window cgggtggggggggggggggggggggggggcgggttcgAATACAAATGAGTCCGAGCCCCAGTTAGTTTCTTCAAGCTAGTGcaggaaacaaagacaaaaaaaaaaaagttctttaaGGAGGCCCAGCGGCGCTGCAGCCAGAGTTACGATATAAGAGACTATTTTTCCAAATGAATCAAAACTGCACGACTGCAACATATTTGGTGCTTGAAGAGGAAAATGTACACAGTCTACAGATAAGAATGAACATGCTCTGTTATCGTACAGTTATTCTCCGTACATACTGTAAATAAACGACTGCAGGTTAAACGTGACGTTCGTTTCAATATATTGAGCCACATATAACATttgcaatgtaaaaaaataaaacgataatagtaataatagtaaGAAAGTTAAATGACAGATGGAACAGAATTCTTTCTTCTCTCACACGTCAGCGGTGCTCTTCAACTTTGGCAGATATACAAAATGACTGCTGAATGgtaactaaaagaaaaaaggtctaAGAGTACGACACAGGCTCCTTTCGTATTGGGAAGCTCTGACGGTCCCTCGTGTGCAGTGGTCATGTGATacgcaccccctccccccccccccccccagtagaaaATCTAAGCGGGCCGTCTGAAGTCGTGGCGTTAAACAGCAACTGACCAGTGCttgcttttctttaaaagaacTTTACATTTGTTAGTCGGTCgggctgaaaaagaaaaaccaccaGCCGGGGTCCAAATGACGGCGAGCGCTGCGAAAAGCTTCCCATAAACAAGTGAATAATATCCTATCGCGACCCCTCCCTTAATACAGAAGTTATTTCATTCTTACCACTGACTGTTATTGATAGCAAAATATCAGTTAGTCAAGTAGTCAGTTGGATTTGCTTTGCAGCCATATTTTAAGCATACTTTGCAAACCAGGTTTTCtcataaaaaaggaaagagacaaagcaacttttttctttttaactgtaGGCGTTCACAAATTTGATGCTGCCTTCTTAAAATTCTTATATTGTctatacattatattacattattcacatcttttttgtgtgtggtttCTACCCATTGGGCAGGATATGTGCATAATATATTCAAGTTATATACAGCAccttacaaacaaacaaagaaagacagacTACTGAAAAAAGCACCGTTGGAAGTGAGGCACAACGAAGGTGGGAGCTTTTTTGAGTGCAAGTGTGGGTTCCTATGTCTGCTCCACACCCGGGCAAACTGCTGGTGGAAATGGCttcagccgccgccgcctccgtcCGGCCCACCGGACGCCGCTTCTGCCTTTTTGTTGACGTGGAAACGGGCACCAAAatgtacagctgtgtgtgtggcgcTGGGGTTAAACGGGTGTTTTCCAGGCGCGGGGCTGTAAGCTCAGGAGCGCGAGTGAGAAGCCCCGACGGGTCGTGACCTCCGTCCACCGGCTACGCCTGCGAGGGATTCCCAGCAGCAGTTTGACTGAGGTGTGGTCTGCTCAAACATGAACATTAGGCACCTTATTTACTCACGTAATAGTAACATGCAAAACCTCATTGTAGAAAACATAAAATTCATCTTTATATCCTCAATTTACAAGCTATGACTGCACAGATAGAACGAGGCGGCAAAGagaccagagaggaggaggaggaggaggaggaggaggaagaggaaacgtCTGTGCAGTCAAAGGCCAAAGTGTTGGGAcaattgtttctgtgtgtgtttggtgtgtcgCACAGAGGGAAAACACTTGTCTCAGTACTTATGCTTCTGACTGCAGAGGGTCGGGCTCTAGATTCCTAGTTCCGGATGAGTTTGCAGGACGAGATGGACGAAGGGAGGCGGAGAGGGAGGCGGGGTCATGAGAAGCAGCAGTAGCAACAATATAAGCAGTAGCAGCAACAGCAATAGCAGCAACGATgtagtaacacacacagacacacacacacacacacacaccaccaaagATCTGATTAATTTGTCCCTGCTCCGTCTCTGAATGCTCGTTAATGTCGCATCAAGCAACTTCACACCGGCTGCAACTGGTGCCAGCGGAGAAGAAGTGGGAATGTCTCTAAAGATGGGGGCAGGAAATCATGAAGAGGATTAACAATGGGCTGACGTGCTAACGATGCACTTTGGGATGCCACGGCAGATTAGAATAgacgactgtttttttttaaattttttgtgCCATCAATCCCCCAAAAAGACGCAAACCAGCAGGGACTGATCCTACTagcagctgcaggtctgcaTTTTGGAATGTTGGTACTTCAACTACACTGCAAATTTCTCCCAATTTAACAAAGTCTTTTTATCTTAttaatgactttttcttttacgTCACAATGTTCTTAACTGTTTTGAAATCTCCttgctttgtgtttggatggttttaatggttttatgtgaagcactttgaattgccacATTGTTGGAATGTGCTgtacaaataaaattgtatgTATGGTGTGTATCGAAGCTTTGGAACGCTGGTCTGCAGGTTTCTTGTCTTCTTGTTGGGGTTTGTTGACAGTAAGAAACGCCTGGAAGAGACACAAAGCCATAGGCCTCTTCGTTTGGATGTCTTAACAGCTTcttcctttgctttgtttggtTGCATGGAGGGACAGAGAGCATGAAGAACACTGGACTATGCACCGcgacaacaacaaccaacatcATGCAGCTCTGGCTTGGTAATGATGTGGAAATATGAGCAGTgccaaataacaaaaatgtccTTAAAAATCTAAGCTCAGAACTAGAAGTTAATTACTgaatctctctcactcacacacacacacacacacacacacacacgaagtgcttttctgtgttttaaccGGCTttaaccaacacacacaaggaaactAGCACACTGTCGAACAAGGGCTCCACTTTAAAGGGCTTGGCGGACTCTGCTTCACTTCAACGTAACAGAAGAGGTGGAAggtgtgggaggtggggggtgcaGTGTAATCAAGCTTGAGGTTGGAAGGGGGCACTGGTGTTGAATGCAAACCAGATaagggagggacagagaaaagCGCAAGAGCAGAGAAGGCAACAATGAGCAGAGAAAAAAGctcaatttttaaaaatgtttttttttcttctacaaaaaAGGACCCATCATCCCTTAGCCCTTTGACTTCGACCTCAGACACTTTCTGGTTTAGAGCCTGATTGCTGTGCTGGCAGACGCAGACAGGAGTCTTCCCTTTGTGCCGTCCTGGCCTGTtgtatctgtctgtgtgtgtgtgtgtgtgtgtgtgtgtgtgtgtgtgtgtgtgtgtgtgtgtgtgtgtgtgtgtgtgtgtgtgtgtgtgtgtgtgtgtgtgtgtgtgtgtgtgtgtgtgtgttagaaacaTGAAGACGGAGagccttttttctgttttgtgttcggggggggggttggggtggggtggggtgtcATGTTCAGTGTGGTTGTTGGCAGAATGCACTGTGCATGTCGAGATGAGCggtgagaggaggggaggcggggcGTCAAGGTGCTCAGATGTCGGGGGAACAGAGTAGAAGAAGTGAAAGGTCCGCTGCGGCCGCGCTGCTGGGTGGACACTCAGATATGTTTTGCTGTTATTACTGTAACGGAGTTATGTTTTTCTTGGTTGACGTCACTTGTTAGCGCGGGGCGTGTTGGGCCTGGCCAAGCAGCTCTCTTTCTTTGTAAGACCTTAGGAGCTGCTGTGGCCCAGGAGAACCCATCTCCAAATCctgtaagaaagaaagaatggaaGCGGGCGATATTGCGTCCACCCAGCAGGCCGGTCAGCAGGCCGAGTCCTTCCTGGAGCGTGAGCAGTACAAGGCTGTCCTCTTACTAAGTCTCACTATGTGGTGCAAGCAGACAGACGTTTTGTAGGCTGGGTACGAGTATATCTTGCTGTTTTCAAAAAACGGAAGGACATAAGCTtataatactttttttgttgttgtttttttgtgttgctccCAACTGCTTAAAACAACTTTGGAGGCAAAGTTCAGTCAGTCAATCCATTCatgaaaaggacaaaagaaaaaaaaaaacagaaaaaaggacacatcatcatcatcacatagCATCATTTCCCTCTTCTCTTTTACAACAAAAAGATAGTGCAACTTTTAGataactttttttgtgttttgaatgtTAGAATGAGTCATCCCCCGCACAGACACTTTGCTTTGCTTCCTTGTGAACCTTGGCACTAAGATTTGGGtttgtgagtctcttgttttgttctctATAAGTCCTTGATTCTCAGTTCTCGCTTTGTGCACAGATCCCGgtcccaaaaaaagaaaaactcatgCTTAGTTCCACAGGTACAGAGCAGTCACCCAATGGAACGAAGAAAAAAGAAGCGCAAATTGTTAAATTTGTGCTAGCCGTTTCTTTCTCCTGAGGAGGGAGAAACCCTCTCCATGCAGTGGATACATCCTGCCCCAGCTGGGCCAGCTGTTTGAATGCCTCACATCAGGAAAGACACTGAAAGGAAACCAACTCCTAGTTcctttttccttgttttgtttagttGTGCATGGGAGTGTGGAGAGATGacgtgagagagacagagagagagaggaagggagagagagagagagagaccactgCTTACAGGTGATCTGGGGTGAATAGGAGAGGCAGCTTTCAGTCTGcccttctcttctcttcacaCCAGGTCCTCCGGTTGGCCATCCTTGGCCTTGGCCGGTACTATTGTGCTTTCTGAttggctctgctgctggatcGTCCTGCTCCCtggcccccccaccctctggTTATTGCTGTGCTGGTGTAGATAGAACGCCGAGCCGGGGTAGTGGCCCATCACCTCGCTGtaggctggcgggggcccctcCATGCGCCCGTGGCTGCTGGAGTTGGTAGCGCTGATGCCCGAGTTACTGCTCGGTGGCCTCGGGCCGCCTCctaccatccccccccctcctaacccCACCCCTGACAGGCCGCCGCCACCCCCCATGTCGATCAAGTCACTGTCGTAGATGGTCCGGTTGGGCGGCGCCCTCACTGACTCGCGGTTGagctccatctgctgctcgGGGTCGCGGAGCTGCAGGGTGCAGGGCCCCTGATAGGGCGGTGGCTCCTCGCCATCCGACAGCGAGATTGTGGGCGGCAGGTCGATCTGGTGCTGCAGGTAGGGGTAGGTGGGCTGGAAGCGACTGAAGCGGTCACGCTGCATGAAGGAGGGAGCAGTAAAGCGATCCCTGGCATGGGGGGCATACAacacctgagaggaggagagacgaaGGAAGAAGGGATTACATACAATACCAAAATTTGATGTTCAATCCAGTAAGTAGTGTACATAATACTAATATATATTCTCCATTCTGGTGCTTGATTTGAACTTCATCAAGACATCTTTTCCACGTCTACCAATTTGTGTTAACAAGAAATGGAGGTGTACCT is drawn from Pungitius pungitius chromosome 11, fPunPun2.1, whole genome shotgun sequence and contains these coding sequences:
- the ldlrad4b gene encoding low-density lipoprotein receptor class A domain-containing protein 4b isoform X1, which codes for MQETDVPATNAFKECKFHCTNGNCLRLGSLICNQLNNCGDNSDEENCPVVTQHPPPGIFNSELEFVQIVIIIVVMTVMVVVIICLLNHYKLSSWSFITRQSQARRHEHALQQDGCLWPSDSSSRQGASEVLYAPHARDRFTAPSFMQRDRFSRFQPTYPYLQHQIDLPPTISLSDGEEPPPYQGPCTLQLRDPEQQMELNRESVRAPPNRTIYDSDLIDMGGGGGLSGVGLGGGGMVGGGPRPPSSNSGISATNSSSHGRMEGPPPAYSEVMGHYPGSAFYLHQHSNNQRVGGPGSRTIQQQSQSESTIVPAKAKDGQPEDLV
- the ldlrad4b gene encoding low-density lipoprotein receptor class A domain-containing protein 4b isoform X2, coding for MQNLTAAGGPGNSNVTCSCNCTASQPQGMEISELEFVQIVIIIVVMTVMVVVIICLLNHYKLSSWSFITRQSQARRHEHALQQDGCLWPSDSSSRQGASEVLYAPHARDRFTAPSFMQRDRFSRFQPTYPYLQHQIDLPPTISLSDGEEPPPYQGPCTLQLRDPEQQMELNRESVRAPPNRTIYDSDLIDMGGGGGLSGVGLGGGGMVGGGPRPPSSNSGISATNSSSHGRMEGPPPAYSEVMGHYPGSAFYLHQHSNNQRVGGPGSRTIQQQSQSESTIVPAKAKDGQPEDLV